The Reichenbachiella carrageenanivorans region ATATGGGAGAAGTATAATTGGCTCTGATGTTGTTGGCTACCTCTTTGGCTAGACCATTATCGGTATCTTCGGTCATGAGGTATACAGGCAGCGGTTCTCTTTCGCTAGCAGGTTTAGTATAGGCTGCCAAATGGTTTCGATAAGTGGCTGTATTATTTATAATTTTCTGAATTTTCCCCGAAGGATTAAGATTGATATATGCCTCTTTCCAATCAGGATGACTGGTATCTAGGATATGAATATTGCTTCCTCCGCTTTGCGCACTAGCCAAGATGATCTTGCTATTGTCTTTCCACATATCGTTGTAGGCATATTGGCTCTCGAGTTTTTCCTCTCCGGTATCAGAAAAATCAGCATTGACTAGTACGATGTGATTTCCAACCAAGAATAAATATTTATCCTTTCCTCCGTCTTTGATCAGCTCAGGTTGGAGAACAGAATACCCAAAGCCTAAACCCTTGATATCATATTCTTCCCAATCGTCTTTAGTCATACCCGAAGTCAGATCGAGACGTACAGCATGGGTTGAGTTTTGATGCCCAGAAAAGCCCATCACTATTTCCTGACGACCATTACCATCGGCATCCGAGATTCTAAATTCGCCTAAAGGTGTTTTTGCTTTGACTGCCACTTTCGTGAATGGCAAATCGGCCATCACATCGAATAAATAGATGGATCCACTACCCTGCATGTTGTTTTGACTACCATGTACGACGAGCATTTCTGTACCATCAGCTTTCAGCATGGGACGCAGAAAATTTGCGAAGTGCAAGTTTTTTGGTGGAAGGTAGTCTTTGCCCCAAGGCTTTTCTATGCTATAGGTAGACGACGCGATATTTTTCAATGGTTCCCCTTGAGCAGACAAATAATAGATGTTAAGGTCAAATCCGCCACAAACCACATAAGTCTCGTCGTTTTTATGCACTACAGTAACGGCGTACATCGGTACTTCACTCGGCTGAAATGTCCACAATACCAAACCTCGAGAATCAAGACAGTATATCGTTCCATCGGCATTGGCTACAATCACCTCATCGTTTCCATCTCCAGTTACGTCCGCACACCAAATATCATGAATCATAAAGCCTGACAGCTTGTTTTTCCATTGGATAAACCCATCTTGAGAAATAGCCAATAGTGCGCCTTCATAACTCGCACCAATCACCACCGTCTCCTTGTTCCACTTGGCAGTCCGTACTTTTTGTATTGTATGATCTGTTTCTATACTGATCAACGCAGGGCTTTTTTTCAGTTGATCTTCGGTGATGCTCAATTTCAGACTGCGAGTCCCACTAGATGCTTTTTCAGTGGTAACTGCCCATAGCGATTGGTCAATGCTCCACTGGTTGCTAGTTTCGAAATCTATCGCTTGTGATTGTGAATAAGCGACATGACCAGTACTGTAAAAACAGGACATGACCAGTACTGTAAGTATTTGTTTAGTATCCATAGTAGTTTTAAATATCAAAGGAAAATTAGGCCTTCACCCTGCTTGGAATGTATGCGATGGTAAAATCTATGTATCCAAGCGTACTCTTTGCGTTTGCTCACTTGTAGTTTTTCAAAGCTTTACTCCTGTTCCTTGCATCAGAGGATCATGGTCCCATAAGATATACCAAGGGTCTTTTGTTTTCCTTTGAAAGTCTTTCAATTTTGTCTTCATCTCTTCCAATAGCGTCGCATGTACTTCGCTTAATGCTAGGTTATTTACTTCATCTGGATCTGAGGCCAGATCGTACAACTCGAATTCGGCACGATGCAGATAGTCATCTACAGTTCGCTTTCCAAAAAACTTAACATCCTCTCTATAGATTCCCTGCCAAGTAGACGAGGCCCACAGATCAGAAGCAAAAGGATATGGCAACTGATAGGTCGCATTCCAGATCAATTTGTAATCTCCACTGCGAACTGCACGCATCGGATAGTACATCGTGATTTCATGAAAAGTATGCGAAGCGTATATATTTCGTTTCATTTCATCTTTTTCTTTCGTCAAAATTTTATCGAAAGATCGGCCATGAAACTGTTCTTTGTCATATTCTACCTTAGCCATATCCAAGATAGTTGGCGTCAGGTCTACCCAAGAAATCATCGACTGATTTACGATCCCTTTTTGAGATCTAGTAGGGTCTTTGACTATACACGGCAACTTGATACCAGGCTCATATAGGGTGGTTTTGGCGCCAGGAAAGGCGATTCCATTATCGGAGATGTAAATGATGATGGTATCATCTGCTTTGCCTTCCTCCTCAAGCAATTGCATGAGTTTGCCTAGCCCTTGATCGATTCTGGAGACGCTCTGGTAGTATTGTGCAAGCTCTGCACGAGACTCTTTGGTATCTGGCAAAAAAGGTGGTACAATAACCTCATCAGGACTATATACTTCTTCCAAAACACCTGGATACCCCTCGCTTCTGTTTCCGAAATTATTAGGATCACTCCATACGTCAGGAGTGAACGGGTTGCCTCTATGCGGATCGCCCGTACAGAAATAGAGGAAAAAAGGATCTTCACCACTAATTACACTTTTGCATTTTTCTGCCATAGCTACTGCACTCCTTTCATCTTCTTCCAACACCGTCCCAAATCGATATACCGACTCTGGCGCCAAGTGATATTTACCAATTCGTGCAGTCTGGTAGCCTGCCACCTGTAGCATGACTGGCAAAGACTGCACCTGATCGAAAGTACTAAAATGATGATAGTCGTGCGTATGGCCATAAGATCCAGATGCATGCCCATACAAACCCGTAAGAATCACCGACCTACTTGCCGCACAACTGGCACTGGTACAATAGGCTCGATCGAAACGAACACCTTCTCTGGCTAGTCGATCCATATTAGGTGTTTTTATTACTGCATTGCCATAGGCACCTATGGCGTCCGTACCATGATCATCTGCTACAAACAGGATAATATTAGGCCTGGCAAGGTCAGCCGTA contains the following coding sequences:
- a CDS encoding sulfatase family protein: MHLIKSNLYLFLIIFSVACSNKKTSHTTTADLARPNIILFVADDHGTDAIGAYGNAVIKTPNMDRLAREGVRFDRAYCTSASCAASRSVILTGLYGHASGSYGHTHDYHHFSTFDQVQSLPVMLQVAGYQTARIGKYHLAPESVYRFGTVLEEDERSAVAMAEKCKSVISGEDPFFLYFCTGDPHRGNPFTPDVWSDPNNFGNRSEGYPGVLEEVYSPDEVIVPPFLPDTKESRAELAQYYQSVSRIDQGLGKLMQLLEEEGKADDTIIIYISDNGIAFPGAKTTLYEPGIKLPCIVKDPTRSQKGIVNQSMISWVDLTPTILDMAKVEYDKEQFHGRSFDKILTKEKDEMKRNIYASHTFHEITMYYPMRAVRSGDYKLIWNATYQLPYPFASDLWASSTWQGIYREDVKFFGKRTVDDYLHRAEFELYDLASDPDEVNNLALSEVHATLLEEMKTKLKDFQRKTKDPWYILWDHDPLMQGTGVKL